A genomic stretch from Achromobacter spanius includes:
- the cphA gene encoding cyanophycin synthetase gives MEVSRIRALRGPNLWSKNTAIEAIVSCADAECSIDNLPEFEARLRARLPQIGLMRPEGHQDAVSIAHVLQIAALTMQAHAGCPVTFGRTSSTIEPGVFQVVVEYSEEAVGLLAMELAQQIVGAALDDAPFDLADALKRLRDLDEDVRLGPSTGSIVNAAVARNIPYRRLTQGSMVQFGWGSKQRRIQAAETDLTSAISESIAQDKDLTKMLLDAAGVPVPMGRSVTSAEAAWEAAQALGGPVVVKPRDGSQGRGVAVNIETRERVIQAFEAAEEISSEVIVERYIPGHDFRLLVVGGAMVAASRRDPPQVTGDGQHTIRELVDQVNADPLRGDGHATSLTKIRFDDIALATLHKQGFDADSVPAPGTLIFLRNNANLSTGGSATDVTDEVHPEMAARAVSAARMIGLDICGVDVVAESVLFPLEDQHGGVVEVNAAPGLRMHLNPSFGKGRPVGEAIIANMYADGDDGRIPVVAVAGTNGKTTTVRLTAHLLGAAGNRVGMTNSDGVYVNNLRIDTGDCSGPRSARSVLMHPDVDAAVFETARGGILREGLAFDRCNVAIVTNIGMGDHLGLGYISTVEDLAVVKRVIVQHVHPTGTAVLNAADPIVAEMAGSCPGFITYFAEDRNHPVLTTHRAQGLRSVYRDGDAIVAAQGAQEMRFPLADIPLTRNGTITFQVENAMASIAAAWALGLDRDVIRHGLATFVNDAQTAPGRFNVFDYRGATVIADYGHNPDAILALVRAVDAMPAKRRSVVISGAGDRRDEDIRMQTEILGAAFDDVLLYQDQCQRGRADGEVLALLQEGLVDAPRARHIEEIHGEFLAIDTALARLQAGDLCLILVDQVEEALDHIAKRIAQP, from the coding sequence ATGGAAGTTTCCCGTATCCGTGCCCTGCGCGGCCCCAATCTGTGGAGCAAGAACACGGCAATCGAGGCCATTGTTTCTTGTGCCGACGCCGAGTGTTCCATCGACAACCTGCCCGAGTTCGAAGCCCGCCTGCGCGCGCGGCTGCCGCAAATCGGGCTGATGCGCCCCGAAGGCCATCAAGACGCCGTGTCCATCGCGCATGTCTTGCAGATTGCCGCGCTGACGATGCAGGCGCACGCGGGTTGCCCGGTCACCTTTGGCCGCACGTCGTCCACCATCGAACCCGGCGTGTTCCAGGTGGTGGTGGAATACAGCGAAGAAGCCGTCGGCCTGCTGGCGATGGAACTGGCCCAGCAAATCGTTGGCGCCGCGCTGGACGACGCACCGTTCGACCTGGCCGACGCGCTCAAGCGCTTGCGCGATCTGGATGAAGACGTGCGCCTGGGACCCAGCACCGGGTCCATCGTGAACGCCGCCGTGGCGCGCAACATTCCCTATCGCCGGCTGACGCAAGGCAGCATGGTGCAGTTCGGCTGGGGCAGCAAGCAGCGCCGCATCCAGGCCGCTGAAACCGACCTGACCAGCGCCATCTCGGAATCCATTGCACAGGACAAGGACCTGACCAAGATGCTGCTGGACGCCGCTGGCGTGCCGGTGCCGATGGGCCGTTCCGTGACGTCTGCCGAAGCAGCCTGGGAAGCCGCGCAGGCGCTCGGCGGCCCGGTGGTCGTCAAGCCGCGCGACGGCAGCCAGGGACGCGGCGTGGCCGTCAATATCGAAACGCGCGAACGGGTGATCCAGGCCTTCGAGGCCGCCGAGGAAATCAGTTCGGAAGTCATCGTCGAACGCTATATTCCCGGCCACGATTTCCGCCTGCTGGTGGTGGGCGGAGCCATGGTGGCGGCGTCGCGCCGCGACCCGCCCCAGGTTACGGGCGACGGGCAGCACACCATTCGTGAACTGGTCGATCAGGTCAACGCCGATCCCTTGCGCGGCGATGGGCATGCCACGTCGCTGACCAAGATCCGCTTTGACGACATTGCGCTGGCCACGTTGCACAAGCAGGGGTTCGACGCGGACTCCGTGCCCGCGCCCGGCACCCTGATCTTCCTGCGCAACAACGCCAACCTCAGCACCGGCGGGTCGGCCACCGACGTTACCGATGAAGTCCACCCCGAGATGGCGGCACGCGCCGTGTCCGCGGCCCGCATGATCGGCCTGGACATCTGCGGCGTGGATGTGGTGGCCGAAAGCGTGCTCTTCCCCCTGGAAGACCAGCATGGCGGCGTGGTGGAAGTGAACGCGGCGCCAGGGCTGCGCATGCACCTGAACCCCTCGTTCGGCAAGGGCCGCCCCGTGGGCGAAGCCATCATCGCCAACATGTACGCCGACGGCGACGACGGCCGCATTCCGGTGGTGGCCGTGGCCGGCACCAACGGCAAGACGACCACGGTGCGCCTGACCGCCCATCTGCTGGGCGCGGCCGGCAACCGCGTCGGCATGACCAATTCCGACGGCGTGTACGTCAACAACCTGCGCATCGACACGGGCGATTGCAGCGGCCCGCGCAGCGCGCGCAGCGTGCTGATGCACCCGGACGTGGATGCCGCCGTATTCGAAACGGCGCGTGGCGGCATCCTGCGCGAAGGCCTGGCGTTTGACCGCTGCAACGTGGCCATCGTCACCAACATCGGCATGGGCGACCACCTGGGCCTGGGCTACATCAGCACGGTGGAAGACCTGGCAGTGGTCAAGCGCGTCATCGTCCAGCACGTGCATCCGACGGGCACCGCCGTGCTGAACGCCGCCGACCCCATCGTGGCCGAGATGGCCGGCAGTTGCCCGGGCTTCATCACCTACTTTGCCGAGGACCGCAACCACCCGGTGCTGACCACGCACCGCGCGCAGGGCCTGCGTTCGGTGTACCGCGACGGCGACGCGATCGTGGCCGCGCAGGGCGCACAAGAAATGCGCTTCCCGCTGGCCGACATCCCGCTCACGCGCAACGGCACGATTACCTTCCAGGTTGAAAATGCGATGGCGTCGATTGCGGCCGCCTGGGCCCTGGGCCTGGACAGGGACGTCATCCGCCATGGCTTGGCCACGTTCGTCAACGACGCCCAAACCGCGCCCGGACGCTTCAATGTGTTCGACTATCGCGGCGCCACGGTCATTGCGGACTACGGCCACAATCCCGACGCGATCCTGGCCTTGGTGCGCGCGGTGGACGCCATGCCCGCCAAGCGCCGTTCGGTGGTCATCAGCGGGGCGGGCGACCGCCGCGACGAAGACATCCGCATGCAGACGGAAATTCTGGGCGCGGCGTTTGACGACGTGCTGCTGTACCAGGACCAATGCCAACGCGGACGCGCCGACGGCGAAGTGCTGGCGTTGCTGCAGGAAGGCCTGGTGGACGCCCCGCGCGCGCGGCACATTGAAGAGATCCACGGCGAATTCCTGGCTATCGATACCGCGTTGGCGCGGCTGCAAGCCGGGGATTTGTGCCTGATCCTGGTGGACCAAGTGGAAGAGGCGCTGGACCACATCGCCAAGCGCATCGCGCAGCCGTGA
- a CDS encoding ABC transporter ATP-binding protein, with amino-acid sequence MKKPHLLSGLADAFPARWRDEIRAELADDETLLAWVEIDLDQRLKFQPGLVAATDRRLLSRNSADNGWESWAYGPQLTLSLTDHAGAAVLELHDNTARLAIWRFTLARNPAALRLLAQFESQQAIRLSGQREDAPQERNCTVCNNVIPAGEEDCPTCNQELAAPSSTWALLRLWRFARPYRGPLLAGFLLTLLGTAATLVPPYLTMPLMDDVLIPFQNGAPIDYDKVRLYLSGLLASALLAWGLGWARTYILAWVSERIGADLRTTTYEHLQQLSLEYFGGKRTGDLISRIGSETDRICVFLSLHLLDFATDILMIVMTAVILVTINPWLALVTLVPLPFIVWMIHAVRDRLRHGFEKVDRIWSEITNVLADTIPGIRVVKAFAQEKREVARFREANNRNLEVNDRVNTTWSLFSPTVTLLTEVGLLVVWIFGIWQVSQNQITVGVLAAFLAYIGRFYLRLDSMSRIVSVTQKAAAGAKRIFDVLDHVSSVPEPQKPATLPHINGRIELRDVGFRYGNRQVIRGLNLSIAPGEMIGLVGHSGSGKSTLINLICRFYDVSEGAVLVDGIDIRSVRVTDYRRNIGLVLQEPFLFFGTIAENIAYGKPDATRDEIVAAARAAHAHEFILRLPHGYDSLVGERGQALSGGERQRISIARALLIDPRILILDEATSSVDTTTEKEIQKALDNLVRGRTTIAIAHRLSTLRKADRLVVLDRGQIVEQGPHEELMAREGAYYRLYQAQARQAEADAQASGSEDMAAVA; translated from the coding sequence ATGAAAAAACCACACCTGCTTTCCGGCCTTGCCGATGCATTTCCTGCCCGCTGGCGGGATGAAATTCGCGCTGAACTCGCGGACGACGAAACCTTATTGGCATGGGTTGAAATTGACCTGGACCAGCGGCTGAAGTTCCAGCCCGGGCTGGTCGCCGCCACCGACCGCCGCCTGCTGTCCCGCAACTCCGCTGACAACGGCTGGGAATCCTGGGCCTATGGGCCGCAACTGACGCTAAGTCTCACTGATCATGCGGGCGCCGCCGTGCTGGAATTGCACGACAATACTGCGCGACTGGCCATCTGGCGCTTCACCCTGGCCCGCAATCCGGCCGCGCTGCGCCTGCTGGCCCAATTTGAATCGCAGCAGGCGATCCGCTTGTCGGGTCAACGCGAAGACGCGCCCCAGGAACGCAACTGCACCGTTTGCAATAACGTCATTCCGGCGGGCGAAGAAGATTGCCCTACCTGCAACCAGGAACTGGCCGCGCCGTCGTCCACCTGGGCGCTGTTGCGCCTGTGGCGTTTCGCGCGGCCATATCGCGGCCCTTTGCTGGCGGGCTTCCTGCTGACCTTGCTGGGCACGGCCGCGACCCTGGTACCGCCGTACCTGACCATGCCGCTGATGGACGACGTGTTGATCCCGTTCCAGAACGGCGCGCCGATCGACTACGACAAGGTCCGCCTTTATTTAAGTGGACTGCTGGCGTCCGCCTTGCTGGCATGGGGGCTGGGCTGGGCCCGGACCTACATCCTGGCCTGGGTCAGTGAACGCATTGGCGCCGACCTGCGCACCACCACCTATGAACACTTGCAGCAGTTGTCGCTGGAATATTTCGGCGGCAAGCGCACGGGTGACCTGATTTCCCGCATTGGCAGCGAGACCGACCGCATTTGCGTATTCCTGTCGTTGCACCTGCTGGACTTCGCCACCGACATCCTGATGATCGTCATGACGGCGGTGATCCTGGTGACCATCAACCCCTGGCTGGCGTTGGTCACGCTGGTGCCGCTGCCGTTCATCGTCTGGATGATCCACGCGGTGCGCGACCGGCTGCGTCATGGTTTTGAAAAGGTCGACCGCATCTGGTCGGAGATCACCAACGTGTTGGCCGACACGATCCCCGGCATTCGCGTGGTCAAGGCATTCGCGCAGGAAAAGCGTGAGGTGGCGCGGTTTCGCGAAGCCAATAACCGCAACCTGGAAGTCAATGACCGCGTGAACACCACCTGGTCGCTGTTCTCGCCCACGGTCACGCTGCTGACCGAAGTGGGTTTGCTGGTGGTGTGGATATTCGGTATCTGGCAGGTGTCGCAGAACCAGATTACGGTGGGGGTGCTGGCCGCTTTCCTGGCGTATATCGGGCGCTTCTATTTGCGCCTGGATTCGATGAGCCGCATCGTCTCGGTCACGCAGAAAGCGGCCGCCGGCGCCAAGCGCATCTTCGACGTGCTGGACCACGTGTCCAGCGTCCCTGAACCGCAAAAGCCCGCCACGCTGCCGCACATCAATGGCCGCATCGAATTGCGCGACGTGGGCTTTCGCTATGGCAACCGCCAGGTGATCCGTGGACTGAACCTGAGCATCGCGCCGGGCGAAATGATCGGCCTGGTGGGGCACAGCGGTTCGGGCAAAAGCACGCTGATCAACCTGATCTGCCGCTTCTACGATGTGTCCGAAGGCGCGGTGCTGGTGGATGGCATCGACATCCGTTCGGTGCGCGTGACGGACTATCGGCGCAACATCGGGCTGGTGCTGCAAGAGCCTTTCCTGTTCTTCGGCACCATTGCCGAGAACATCGCTTACGGCAAGCCCGACGCCACGCGCGACGAAATCGTGGCAGCGGCGCGCGCGGCCCACGCGCATGAATTCATCCTGCGCCTGCCGCATGGCTACGATTCGCTGGTGGGCGAGCGCGGTCAGGCCTTGTCGGGCGGCGAACGCCAGCGCATCTCGATCGCGCGCGCGCTGCTGATCGACCCGCGCATCCTCATCCTGGACGAAGCCACGTCGTCGGTGGACACCACCACCGAAAAAGAAATCCAGAAGGCGCTCGACAACCTGGTGCGGGGCCGCACCACCATCGCCATCGCGCACCGCTTGAGCACGCTGCGCAAGGCTGACCGGTTGGTCGTGCTGGACCGTGGCCAGATCGTGGAGCAGGGGCCGCACGAAGAATTGATGGCCCGCGAGGGCGCCTACTATCGCCTCTACCAGGCACAGGCGCGCCAGGCGGAAGCCGACGCGCAGGCGTCGGGCAGCGAAGACATGGCCGCCGTGGCCTGA
- a CDS encoding MOSC domain-containing protein codes for MTPITIDALLTGTVRPLGDSGRDSGIDKHPVAERLWLGAEGLRGDEQADRRFHGGPEKALHHYARDHYPAWRAELGARAVLDAPGAFGENISTTGLTEADVCVGDVFCVGTALVQVSQARQPCWKLDHRFGQRGMAARVQSSGMTGWYYRVLQAGWLCAGDALALRERPHPQWPLSRVQDILNRRVLDADVLHALATMPELSPNWRALFEKRAQAGQVEDWTRRLEGDAALSAPKER; via the coding sequence ATGACACCCATCACCATTGATGCCCTGCTGACGGGCACGGTGCGCCCGCTGGGGGATTCCGGCCGCGATAGCGGCATCGACAAGCATCCCGTGGCCGAGCGCTTGTGGCTAGGCGCCGAAGGCCTGCGCGGCGACGAACAAGCCGACCGCCGCTTTCATGGCGGCCCGGAAAAGGCGCTGCACCATTACGCCCGTGACCACTATCCGGCGTGGCGCGCCGAGCTGGGCGCGCGTGCCGTGCTGGATGCCCCGGGTGCGTTCGGCGAGAACATTTCCACCACCGGGCTGACCGAGGCGGATGTCTGCGTGGGCGATGTCTTTTGTGTCGGCACGGCGCTGGTCCAGGTGTCGCAGGCACGCCAACCGTGCTGGAAGCTGGACCATCGATTCGGCCAGCGCGGCATGGCGGCGCGCGTGCAATCAAGCGGCATGACCGGCTGGTACTACCGGGTGCTGCAAGCGGGCTGGTTATGCGCGGGCGATGCGCTGGCCCTGCGTGAGCGGCCCCACCCGCAATGGCCGTTGTCCCGCGTGCAAGACATTCTGAACCGGCGCGTGCTGGATGCGGACGTGCTGCACGCCCTGGCCACGATGCCCGAGCTGTCGCCAAATTGGCGCGCGCTGTTCGAGAAGCGCGCGCAGGCGGGGCAGGTGGAAGATTGGACCCGACGACTGGAAGGCGACGCCGCGCTTTCAGCACCCAAGGAACGTTGA
- a CDS encoding ferritin-like domain-containing protein, whose protein sequence is MDSNTMPAMPRGHVDDCLRGQALAALAAQEWPEKMAAVRGIADSALLDCQREFAAPAGLPGRPQRPELVAPAQVKHRSMATVEGRAALLHALAHIEFNAVNLALDVLWRFAGMPETFYRDWLRVAREEAYHFDLLRQRLVALGHAYGDFPAHNGLWDMAERTSADLLARLALVPRTLEARGLDASPMIRNKLAGAGDAESAAIVDIILRDEIGHVAIGNQWFKHLCAQAGKEPVACYAELAQRYGAPRLRGPFNLEARRAAGFDDAELAALQADQPEVNSR, encoded by the coding sequence ATGGACAGCAACACAATGCCCGCAATGCCGCGCGGGCACGTCGACGACTGCTTGCGCGGACAGGCGCTGGCGGCGCTGGCCGCGCAGGAATGGCCTGAGAAAATGGCGGCCGTGCGCGGTATCGCGGATAGCGCGCTGCTGGACTGCCAGCGGGAATTCGCGGCGCCCGCCGGCTTGCCCGGCCGGCCGCAACGCCCGGAACTGGTTGCGCCGGCCCAGGTCAAGCACCGTTCCATGGCCACGGTCGAGGGCCGCGCGGCATTGCTGCACGCGCTTGCCCACATTGAGTTCAACGCGGTCAATCTGGCATTGGACGTTCTGTGGCGTTTTGCCGGCATGCCCGAAACCTTCTATCGGGACTGGCTGCGTGTTGCGCGCGAAGAGGCCTATCACTTCGACCTGCTGCGCCAGCGGCTGGTGGCCTTGGGACATGCCTACGGCGACTTCCCCGCGCACAACGGTTTGTGGGACATGGCCGAGCGCACCAGCGCGGACTTGCTGGCGCGCCTGGCGCTGGTGCCGCGTACGCTGGAGGCGCGCGGGCTGGATGCCTCGCCCATGATCCGCAACAAATTGGCCGGGGCGGGCGACGCGGAAAGCGCGGCCATCGTCGACATCATTCTGCGCGACGAGATCGGGCATGTCGCCATCGGCAACCAATGGTTCAAGCACCTGTGCGCGCAAGCGGGCAAGGAGCCCGTGGCGTGTTACGCCGAGCTGGCGCAACGCTATGGCGCGCCCCGGTTGCGCGGCCCGTTCAATCTTGAAGCGCGCCGCGCGGCGGGGTTCGACGACGCCGAATTGGCCGCGTTGCAAGCTGATCAGCCGGAAGTGAATAGCCGATGA
- a CDS encoding DUF1854 domain-containing protein, with protein MTLPSSLPLFDLRRNAFGRLEFISADGETHEGVIPVRAFPISEAGRGLSLVTSDGHELLWIEHLSDVPAPQRALIEEELAGREFMPEIRKLSSVSTYATPSTWKVETDRGPTSFTLRGEEDIRRLSPQTLLIADSHGIFYLVRDILSLDKHSRKLLDRFL; from the coding sequence ATGACCTTGCCTTCCTCGTTGCCTCTCTTTGACTTGCGCCGCAATGCCTTCGGGCGCCTGGAATTCATCTCCGCCGACGGCGAGACGCACGAAGGGGTCATCCCCGTGCGCGCGTTCCCGATCAGTGAAGCCGGCCGAGGCCTGTCGCTGGTGACCAGCGACGGCCATGAACTGCTGTGGATCGAACACCTGTCCGACGTGCCGGCGCCGCAGCGCGCCTTGATCGAGGAAGAGCTTGCGGGGCGCGAATTCATGCCCGAAATCCGCAAGCTGAGCAGCGTATCCACCTACGCCACGCCCAGCACCTGGAAGGTCGAAACGGACCGCGGCCCGACATCGTTCACGCTGCGCGGCGAGGAAGACATCCGCCGCCTGAGCCCGCAGACGCTGTTGATTGCCGACAGCCACGGCATCTTCTATCTGGTGCGCGACATCCTGTCCCTGGACAAGCACAGTCGCAAGCTGCTGGACCGCTTCCTGTAG
- a CDS encoding GNAT family N-acetyltransferase, translating into MDSLRLTIETDLSRIDAHAWDALAGDQPFLRHAFLCALHETKCAAPASGWAPHYLALWRDDALAAAVPLYLKSHSRGEYVFDYAWADAFQRHGMRYYPKLLSAIPFTPVTGPRLLAANDEDRATLARGLVAFAEEIKVSSLHVLFPSDADMRVLRDAGFMVRESVQFHWTNPGYADFDAFLAMMSHDKRKKIRQDRKKVAAAGVTFRWLRGAEIGPAELGFFYDCYCRTYFQHGNPPYLNRDFFQRAHREQPDAFVLVLAEREGEPVAMALNLAGGDALYGRYWGATEYVPGLHFETCYMQSIAYCIAHGINRFEGGAQGEHKMARGLLPTPTWSAHWVAHPGFAEAIQNFLDEETSAVTDYLGELESHTPFKGNA; encoded by the coding sequence ATGGATTCCCTGCGCCTGACCATTGAAACCGACCTGTCCCGCATCGACGCCCACGCCTGGGACGCCTTGGCCGGTGATCAACCCTTTCTACGGCATGCGTTCCTGTGCGCGCTGCACGAAACGAAATGCGCCGCGCCGGCCTCGGGATGGGCGCCGCATTACCTGGCCCTGTGGCGCGACGATGCGCTGGCGGCGGCCGTGCCGCTTTACCTGAAGTCGCATTCGCGCGGCGAGTACGTGTTCGACTACGCCTGGGCTGACGCCTTTCAGCGCCACGGCATGCGCTATTACCCCAAGCTGCTGTCGGCCATTCCGTTTACGCCGGTCACCGGGCCGCGCCTGCTGGCGGCCAACGACGAAGACCGCGCCACGCTCGCGCGTGGCCTGGTGGCCTTCGCCGAGGAAATCAAGGTGTCGTCGCTGCACGTGCTGTTTCCGTCGGACGCCGACATGCGCGTGCTGCGCGACGCGGGGTTCATGGTGCGCGAGAGCGTGCAGTTTCATTGGACCAACCCCGGCTATGCGGATTTCGACGCCTTCCTGGCGATGATGAGCCACGACAAGCGCAAGAAAATCCGGCAGGACCGCAAGAAAGTCGCCGCCGCCGGCGTGACGTTCCGCTGGCTGCGCGGCGCCGAGATCGGCCCCGCTGAACTCGGCTTCTTTTACGACTGCTATTGCCGCACGTACTTCCAACATGGCAACCCCCCGTATCTGAACCGCGATTTCTTCCAGCGCGCGCACCGCGAACAACCCGACGCCTTCGTGCTGGTGCTGGCCGAACGTGAAGGCGAACCGGTGGCGATGGCCTTGAACCTGGCGGGTGGCGACGCGCTATACGGTCGCTACTGGGGCGCGACGGAATACGTGCCCGGACTGCATTTCGAAACCTGCTATATGCAATCCATCGCGTACTGCATCGCGCATGGCATCAACCGCTTTGAAGGCGGCGCGCAGGGCGAACACAAGATGGCGCGCGGCTTGCTGCCCACGCCGACGTGGTCGGCGCATTGGGTGGCGCACCCGGGCTTTGCCGAAGCCATCCAGAACTTCCTGGATGAAGAGACTTCCGCCGTCACGGATTACCTGGGCGAATTGGAATCCCATACGCCGTTCAAAGGCAACGCGTAG
- the cphA gene encoding cyanophycin synthetase — protein sequence MKKKDIEFLDVVALRGPNIWTYRPVLEAWVDIGELEDYPSNTIPGFYERLSEWLPTLIEHRCSPGVRGGFLARLKEGTWPGHILEHVTLELQNLAGLRGGFGKARETSTRGVYKVVVRAWQEQVTRTALNEARDLVMAAIEDRPFDVPATIAKLRSLVDKHCLGPSTACIVDAADDRDIPYIRLFEGNLVQFGYGSAQRRIWTAETDRTSAIAEGISRDKDLTKELLSTCGVPVPEGRLVDSEDDAWDAAEDIGLPVVVKPYDGNHGRGVFTNLTTREDVVAAYRVAVDEGSGVIVERFVLGNEHRLLVVGNRMVAAAAGEPAWVTGDGTSSITELIDSQINIDPRRGRTENHPLNFVRLDSAARLEIARQGMSEDSVPAEGQRVLVQRSGNVAFDVTDRVHPSIAATVALAARVVGLDIAGVDLVAEDITRPLAEQRGAIVEVNAGPGLLMHLKPADGEPRPVGRAIVDHLFPEGDAGRIPIVGVTGTNGKTVVARLVARLLHLSGKRTGLACSEGLYLDRRLAHKGDHADFASATRLLMNRNVDAAVIENDSGVILGQGLAYDRCQVGVVTNIDDADHLGDFDINETERMFSVFRTQVDVVLPTGVAVLNARDPRVVDMAELCDGSVIFFGIDPALPAIAAHLQQDGRAVFVRDGAIVLAQGTREERLADVAAIPLTHSGRVAFQVENVLAAVGAAWALDIPVALIRAGIETFDIDQADAPWQFTLFERNGATVVVDDVHNTSALRPLIAAMDQFPASSRAAVYSAGADRRDADLIEQGRLLGEAFDRVVLYDDNTVQSKRPTGQARALLRQGLSQGSRVKDIQDQPDHGKAIESVLNGIGAGDFVLLQSDEAFSGPTIDLVRRWIQQY from the coding sequence ATGAAAAAGAAAGACATTGAATTTCTCGATGTCGTGGCTTTGCGCGGCCCGAACATTTGGACCTATCGCCCGGTCCTGGAAGCATGGGTGGATATTGGTGAGCTGGAAGACTACCCCTCCAACACCATTCCCGGGTTTTACGAGCGCCTGTCCGAATGGCTGCCGACGCTGATCGAGCACCGATGCAGCCCCGGCGTGCGCGGCGGCTTCCTGGCCCGCCTGAAAGAAGGCACCTGGCCCGGCCACATTCTTGAACATGTCACCCTGGAATTGCAGAACCTGGCCGGCTTGCGCGGTGGTTTCGGCAAGGCCCGGGAAACATCGACTCGCGGCGTCTACAAGGTGGTGGTGCGTGCCTGGCAGGAACAGGTCACGCGCACCGCCTTGAACGAGGCCCGCGACCTGGTCATGGCGGCCATTGAAGACCGCCCGTTCGACGTGCCGGCCACCATTGCCAAATTGCGCAGCCTGGTGGACAAGCACTGCCTGGGACCCAGCACAGCCTGCATCGTGGATGCCGCCGATGACCGCGATATTCCGTACATCCGGTTGTTTGAAGGCAACCTGGTGCAGTTCGGCTACGGTTCGGCGCAGCGCCGCATCTGGACGGCCGAGACCGACCGCACCAGCGCCATCGCCGAAGGCATTTCGCGCGACAAGGACCTGACCAAGGAGCTCTTGTCGACCTGCGGCGTGCCGGTGCCGGAAGGCCGCCTGGTCGACAGCGAAGACGACGCCTGGGACGCTGCCGAAGACATCGGCCTGCCGGTCGTGGTCAAGCCCTACGACGGCAATCATGGCCGGGGCGTATTCACCAACCTGACGACCCGCGAAGACGTGGTGGCCGCCTACCGCGTGGCGGTGGACGAAGGCAGCGGCGTCATCGTCGAACGCTTCGTGCTGGGCAACGAGCACCGCCTGCTGGTGGTCGGCAACCGCATGGTGGCCGCCGCCGCCGGCGAACCTGCCTGGGTGACGGGCGACGGCACGTCCAGCATCACCGAACTGATAGACAGCCAGATCAATATCGACCCGCGCCGTGGCCGCACCGAGAACCATCCGCTGAATTTCGTGCGCCTGGATTCCGCCGCCCGGCTGGAAATTGCGCGTCAGGGCATGTCGGAAGACAGCGTGCCGGCTGAAGGGCAGCGCGTGCTGGTGCAGCGCAGCGGCAACGTCGCCTTCGACGTGACCGACCGCGTGCATCCCAGCATTGCCGCCACCGTGGCCTTGGCCGCTCGCGTGGTGGGCCTGGACATCGCCGGCGTGGACCTGGTGGCCGAAGACATCACCCGGCCGCTGGCCGAGCAGCGCGGCGCCATTGTGGAAGTCAACGCCGGCCCCGGCTTGTTGATGCACTTGAAACCGGCCGACGGCGAGCCGCGCCCGGTGGGCCGCGCCATCGTCGACCACCTGTTCCCGGAAGGCGACGCGGGCCGCATCCCCATCGTGGGTGTGACGGGCACCAATGGCAAGACCGTCGTGGCGCGCCTGGTCGCGCGCTTGCTGCACCTGTCGGGCAAGCGCACCGGCCTGGCCTGCAGCGAAGGCTTGTACCTGGACCGCCGCCTGGCGCACAAGGGTGACCACGCCGACTTCGCCTCCGCCACCCGTTTGCTGATGAACCGCAACGTGGACGCCGCCGTCATCGAGAACGACAGCGGCGTCATCCTGGGCCAAGGCCTGGCCTATGACCGCTGCCAGGTGGGCGTGGTCACCAACATTGACGACGCCGACCATCTGGGCGACTTCGACATCAACGAAACGGAGCGCATGTTCAGTGTGTTCCGCACGCAGGTCGACGTGGTGTTGCCGACCGGCGTGGCCGTGCTCAACGCACGCGACCCGCGCGTGGTCGACATGGCCGAGCTGTGTGACGGCTCTGTGATCTTCTTTGGCATCGACCCCGCCCTGCCCGCCATTGCCGCCCATCTGCAACAGGACGGCCGCGCGGTGTTTGTGCGCGACGGCGCCATCGTCCTGGCGCAGGGCACCCGTGAAGAACGCTTGGCGGATGTTGCCGCCATTCCGCTGACCCACAGTGGGCGCGTGGCCTTCCAGGTGGAAAACGTGCTGGCCGCCGTGGGCGCCGCCTGGGCCCTGGACATTCCCGTGGCGCTGATCCGCGCCGGCATCGAAACCTTTGACATCGACCAGGCCGACGCGCCCTGGCAGTTCACACTGTTTGAACGCAACGGCGCCACCGTGGTGGTGGACGACGTGCACAACACGTCGGCCTTGCGCCCGCTGATCGCCGCCATGGATCAATTCCCCGCGTCGAGCCGCGCCGCCGTCTATTCCGCCGGCGCCGACCGCCGCGACGCGGACCTGATCGAACAAGGCCGCCTGCTGGGCGAAGCCTTTGACCGCGTTGTGCTCTATGACGACAACACGGTGCAAAGCAAGCGTCCCACGGGGCAGGCGCGCGCGCTGCTGCGCCAGGGCTTGTCGCAAGGCAGCCGCGTGAAAGACATCCAGGACCAGCCTGACCATGGCAAGGCCATCGAGAGCGTGCTGAACGGCATCGGCGCGGGCGACTTCGTCCTGCTGCAATCCGACGAAGCCTTCTCCGGCCCCACCATCGATCTGGTGCGCCGCTGGATTCAACAATACTGA